From Miscanthus floridulus cultivar M001 chromosome 15, ASM1932011v1, whole genome shotgun sequence, the proteins below share one genomic window:
- the LOC136506433 gene encoding fatty acid amide hydrolase-like — translation MGLFSSPPKVYKPAADVDLGPGSDEFYISPNVKAPRVAGLLVKIFVWILEMPIVGPIVLYILKKDNLINKLVSDADIPEPPLFTPTHSWEDIPEQNVRLTKPDLSAAERVQEAVGCLPLPARLEATLAADAVPGLRRWTVRDFSDAYRSGETTPVQVATRFLAAVRESSRPGMNMAFFISCDPDDVMRQAKESTLRYQRGAPLSALDGVLVGVKDEIDCLPYPTTGGTRWLGAVRRCEADAACVAQLRACGAVLAGKANMHELGAGTSGINPHHGSTRNPYNASKVAGGSSSGSAAAVCGGLCPVALGVDGGGSVRMPAALCGVVGFKPTASRLSNAGVLPLNWTVGMPGILAGTVEDALIAYSAIVDQSQPSYLRPELNLPQLSCTASIGNIKLAKYGKWFNDSAEDIRSCCDKALQALHAHYGWQTVDVTIPEIEQMRLAHYVTIGSECTTSLAKYLDNLKRSEIGWDARVALSVYGSFSSRAYLNSQRLRNRQMYFHKQIFKTADVIVSPMTGVTAYTLQDDAHDTGELDYINGAALVRYSIAGNFLGLPAITVTVGYDRGGLPIGLQFIGRPWSEATLLHVAFATQQACAKGYKKPAVFYDLLSKQQE, via the exons ATGGGCCTCTTCAGCTCGCCGCCGAAGGTGTACAAGCCGGCCGCCGACGTGGACCTCGGCCCCGGCAGCGACGAGTTCTACATCAGCCCCAATGTCAAAG CTCCTCGGGTCGCCGGGCTCCTGGTGAAGATCTTCGTGTGGATCCTGGAGATGCCCATCGTCGGGCCGATCGTGCTCTACATCCTCAAGAAGGACAACCTCATCAACAAG CTGGTCTCTGACGCCGACATCCCGGAGCCGCCGCTGTTCACTCCGACGCACAGCTGGGAAG ACATCCCGGAGCAGAACGTGCGGCTGACGAAGCCGGACCTGTCGGCGGCGGAGCGGGTGCAGGAGGCCGTCGGCTGCCTCCCGCTCCCGGCGCGGCTGGAGGCCACGCTGGCCGCCGACGCGGTGCCAGGCCTCAGGCGCTGGACCGTCCGGGACTTCTCCGACGCGTACAGGTCCGGCGAGACGACGCCCGTCCAG GTGGCGACGAGGTTCCTTGCGGCGGTGAGGGAGAGCTCGCGCCCTGGGATGAACATGGCCTTCTTCATCAGCTGCGACCCCGACGACGTGATGCGGCAGGCCAAGGAATCCACCCTCAGGTACCAGAGAG GGGCGCCGCTGTCAGCGCTGGATGGCGTGCTGGTGGGCGTGAAGGACGAGATCGACTGCCTGCCGTACCCGACCACCGGCGGCACGCGGTGGCTGGGCGCGGTGCGGCGCTGCGAGGCCGACGCGGCGTGCGTGGCGCAGCTGCGGGCCTGCGGCGCCGTCCTCGCCGGCAAGGCCAACATGCACGAGCTCGGCGCCGGCACCAGCGGCATCAACCCGCACCACGG GTCGACGAGGAACCCGTACAACGCCAGCAAGGTCGCGGGGGGCTCCTCCAgcggctccgccgccgccgtctgcgGCGGCCTCTGCCCCGTCGCGCTCGGCGTCGACGGAGGCG GCTCCGTCCGGATGCCGGCGGCGCTGTGCGGCGTGGTCGGGTTCAAGCCCACCGCCAGCCGCCTCTCCAACGCCGGCGTGCTCCCGCTCAACTGGACCGTCGGGATGCCGGGGATCCTGGCGGGGACGGTCGAGGACGCCCTCATCGC TTACTCGGCCATCGTCGACCAGTCCCAGCCGTCCTACTTGCGG CCGGAACTGAATCTTCCTCAGCTCAGCTGCACAGCCTCCATCGGCAACATCAAGCTCGCCAAATACGGAAAG TGGTTCAATGACAGCGCCGAGGACATCAGGAGCTGCTGCGACAAGGCTCTGCAGGCGCTGCACGCGCACTACGGCTGGCAG ACTGTGGACGTGACCATCCCGGAGATCGAGCAGATGCGGCTGGCGCACTACGTCACCATCGGCTCCGAGTGCACCACGTCGCTCGCCAAATACCTCGACAACCT GAAGAGGTCTGAGATCGGCTGGGACGCGAGGGTGGCGCTCAGCGTCTACGGCTCCTTCAGCAGCAGGGCGTACCTCAACTCGCAGCGACTCCG GAACCGTCAGATGTACTTCCACAAGCAGATCTTCAAGACCGCAGACGTCATCGTCTCGCCGATGACCGG TGTGACTGCCTACACGCTGCAAGACGACGCACACGACACCGGCGAGCTCGACTACATAAACGGAG CGGCGCTGGTCCGGTACTCCATAGCCGGGAACTTCCTCGGCCTGCCGGCCATCACCGTCACGGTCGGGTACGACAGGGGTGGCCTCCCGATCGGGCTCCAGTTCATCGGCAGGCCGTGGTCCGAGGCCACCCTGCTCCACGTGGCCTTCGCCACGCAGCAGGCCTGCGCCAAGGGGTACAAGAAGCCGGCCGTCTTCTACGACCTCCTCAGCAAACAACAGGAGTGA
- the LOC136507199 gene encoding V-type proton ATPase 16 kDa proteolipid subunit, which yields MSSVFSGDETAPFFGFLGAAAALVFSCMGAAYGTAKSGVGVASMGVMRPELVMKSIVPVVMAGVLGIYGLIIAVIISTGINPKAKPYYLFDGYAHLSSGLACGLAGLAAGMAIGIVGDAGVRANAQQPKLFVGMILILIFAEALALYGLIVGIILSSRAGQSRAD from the exons ATGTCGTCGGTGTTCAGTGGCGATGAGACCGCCCCCTTCTTCGGCTTCCTTGGTGCCGCCGCCGCGCTCGTCTTCTCAT GCATGGGGGCGGCGTACGGGACGGCCAAGAGCGGCGTCGGTGTGGCGTCCATGGGTGTCATGCGCCCCGAGCTCGTCATGAAGTCCATCGTACCCGTGGTCATGGCTGGTGTGCTCGGTATCTACGGCCTCATCATCGCCGTCATCATCAGCACTGGGATCAACCCCAAGGCCAAGCCATACTACCTCTTTGACGGCTACGCCCACCTGTCGTCTGGCCTTGCCTGTGGTCTTGCTGGGCTTGCTGCAGGCATGGCCATTGGCATCGTTGGTGATGCTGGTGTCAG GGCGAACGCTCAGCAGCCAAAGTTGTTTGTGGGCATGATCCTCATCCTTATCTTTGCCGAAGCGCTTGCCCTCTACGGTCTCATCGTTGGCATCATCCTTTCATCCCGTGCTGGCCAATCCCGTGCAGATTAG